The Andrena cerasifolii isolate SP2316 chromosome 15, iyAndCera1_principal, whole genome shotgun sequence genome includes a window with the following:
- the LOC143377315 gene encoding uncharacterized protein LOC143377315 isoform X2, which produces MPSYRPWGSTEDGAIEFESLTEDTLEGALNVMRKSFFVDESVCKGVALTSEAGASSELEELCLDAAKDGVSVVAIDVESGEVVGAAFNKIQVLKSPAQKGAFEVFSENCKYKSSKALVDFMVNVDSRINLFKHYNTDCVFEVMFLATLPDNQKRRIGELLVTSSIELAKELKRGKAVKTPVAMNGDDVIQNLAAVPNLVSAIMTSNYSQKIAAKCGFENLIRVNYEEFYFGGKPFSERIGKEHPNCLLVAKRLT; this is translated from the exons ATGCCATCTTACCGGCCCTGGGGCTCCACAGAGGACGGGGCCATAGAGTTCGAGTCGCTGACAGAGGACACCCTGGAAGGTGCCCTGAACGTGATGAGGAAGAGCTTCTTCGTCGACGAGAGCGTGTGCAAAGGTGTAGCTTTGACCTCGGAAGCGGGTGCTTCTTCGGAGCTCGAGGAGCTGTGCTTGGACGCTGCTAAGGACGGCGTCAGCGTCGTGGCCATCGACGTGGAGAGCGGCGAGGTCGTTGGAGCGGCTTTCAACAAAATTCAG GTGTTGAAGAGCCCAGCGCAGAAGGGTGCCTTCGAGGTGTTCAGTGAGAACTGCAAGTACAAGTCGTCGAAAGCTCTGGTGGACTTCATGGTGAACGTGGACTCCAGGATAAACCTGTTCAAGCACTACAACACAGACTGCGTGTTCGAGGTGATGTTCTTGGCCACCCTGCCTGACAATCAGAAGCGCAGAATAGGGGAGCTGCTGGTGACCTCGTCGATAGAGCTAGCGAAGGAGTTGAAAAGAGGGAAAGCAGTGAAGACACCAGTCGCGATGAATGGCGACGACGTGATACAGAATCTGGCTGCTGTGCCCAACCTGGTCTCCGCGATCATGACCTCCAACTACTCGCAGAAGATCGCAGCGAAGTGTGGGTTCGAGAACCTGATCCGAGTCAATTACGAAGAGTTCTACTTCGGGGGTAAGCCCTTCAGCGAGAGGATAGGGAAGGAGCACCCGAACTGTCTTCTGGTGGCCAAAAGACTGACTTAA
- the LOC143377316 gene encoding uncharacterized protein LOC143377316, giving the protein MSLNTPELEELEYKLLTRDKVQEALAVQAETMKQECLALGLGMFEEKGAPEEMLLLFKEIMKDGATIIAVDKETDQLAAVAFNKIHARPREGEEDQLDSFIEENLKRRSCRELVKFLGDIETSVDLFEKYSANGALELFYLGTNPRYQGRGIGCQMVDKCVEFGRGLLNGTVKRSSIGEAMPNENVLPEIVFGVFASNYSQRIAEKLGFEIVHEVQYEDYSFGGRKLSERIGGTHKTARLQVLKL; this is encoded by the exons ATGTCTCTAAATACCCCTGAGCTTGAAGAGCTAGAGTACAAGCTGCTGACCAGGGACAAGGTGCAGGAGGCTCTGGCGGTGCAGGCTGAGACCATGAAGCAAGAGTGCCTGGCCCTGGGCCTGGGGATGTTCGAGGAGAAGGGCGCGCCGGAAGAGATGCTGCTGCTCTTTAAAGAGATCATGAAAGACGGCGCCACGATCATCGCTGTGGACAAAGAAACCGATCAACTGGCTGCCGTCGCCTTTAACAAGATACAC GCTCGGCCGAGGGAAGGCGAAGAGGACCAGCTGGACAGCTTCATAGAGGAGAACCTGAAGCGGCGGTCGTGCAGGGAGTTGGTCAAGTTTCTCGGTGAC ATTGAAACCAGTGTGGATCTCTTCGAGAAGTACAGCGCGAACGGCGCGTTGGAGCTCTTTTATCTGGGCACGAATCCACGGTACCAAGGTCGCGGGATCGGTTGCCAAATGGTGGACAAGTGCGTGGAGTTCGGTAGAGGGCTGCTGAACGGCACAGTGAAGAGGAGCTCGATCGGGGAAGCGATGCCTAACGAGAACGTGCTTCCGGAGATAGTGTTCGGGGTGTTCGCTTCGAATTACAGCCAGCGGATAGCTGAGAAGCTGGGCTTCGAGATTGTGCACGAGGTGCAGTACGAGGACTACAGTTTCGGCGGTAGGAAATTGTCGGAGAGAATAGGCGGGACCCATAAGACAGCCAGGTTGCAAGTTCTCAAGCTCTGA
- the LOC143377318 gene encoding arylalkylamine N-acetyltransferase 1 translates to MASCTDSYRILWAEEAHLAEILSFLHESFDKEETMLKSLRGKSSLSKEEAESMRIDHERLVRAIFAFSPCLIAVENSSKRIIGANLMIVSKSTKFDNTDRVSAAFSKNPPTTRLMKQYFDYLSEISEEADLYGRFPDSKAAAEFYAVAVDRNYRRMGLSTRLMDEGIAFVRNTLKDVGFIFGVYTSVYSKKAAEKLGLKSVMDVDLLKYKDTEGRAIFADTPPHNIVSVMVLQI, encoded by the coding sequence atggCATCGTGTACGGATTCGTACCGCATTCTATGGGCAGAAGAAGCTCACTTAGCTGAAATACTATCGTTCCTGCACGAAAGCTTCGATAAGGAAGAAACCATGCTAAAGAGCTTGCGAGGTAAGAGCTCTCTGAGTAAAGAGGAGGCGGAATCGATGAGGATAGACCACGAGAGGTTGGTAAGGGCGATATTCGCGTTCTCGCCTTGCCTGATAGCTGTAGAAAATTCCTCCAAGAGAATAATAGGGGCGAACCTGATGATAGTCAGCAAGAGTACAAAGTTTGATAACACGGACAGAGTTTCCGCGGCGTTTAGCAAGAACCCGCCCACGACGAGATTAATGAAACAGTACTTTGATTATTTGTCGGAGATCAGCGAGGAAGCTGACTTGTACGGAAGGTTTCCTGATTCTAAAGCTGCTGCGGAGTTCTACGCAGTCGCGGTCGACAGGAATTATCGCAGGATGGGTCTGTCAACGAGATTGATGGATGAAGGAATAGCGTTTGTGAGGAATACTCTTAAAGATGTTGGGTTCATATTTGGGGTGTACACTTCTGTATACTCTAAGAAGGCAGCAGAGAAACTTGGCTTGAAAAGTGTCATGGATGTGGACCTCTTGAAATATAAAGACACCGAAGGTCGAGCTATTTTTGCGGACACTCCTCCACATAATATAGTTTCTGTCATGGTCTTGCAAATTTAG
- the LOC143377308 gene encoding uncharacterized protein LOC143377308, with amino-acid sequence MASLAGCVSTMVDDEEQEELRCTGSDVEVEEYTDTEESPYVAYQTADKLFDTDRAAWQKFSFVATLLTAVVSITFLVITYPLYLESVSSVSNAYTGLLFTALSSTCALGIICFIVGRVSPPPALIPNSMRVRIPGCTLLKISSVYALSGILVTLSLDQDRVLCHLQDPIKGIALVFSLVYYFFFCRKMMSLQRIFSSTTIIVGLFISVDYGLCDEFRCRGREVSAHAALARGTWGVRAVWTFVYVGALAAFAMFFTLLEGHYTTEQQNTCQIMANQQNSFLYTVSRLVSSRDIRRRGSDEEGGRLLHVTDPDPTIKPKHIPKPPILETLYYIHAIAFFAILTMCWIDTLPGIGRGLSPAELYNTVAQGLTCHFKNTESCSNVAPHGWTFLAAYVIFSISVLSFLSMCESAVFTVAAATVSLPLSGIWWSIYKMNVGVHGGSIAWSPGVTGELICALLGLPVVVLGLGLLVRSHFRDSQLCYLTMQPPEVQCEPSQR; translated from the exons ATGGCGAGCCTGGCCGGCTGCGTCTCGACGATggtggacgacgaggaacaGGAGGAGCTCCGCTGCACGGGAAGCGACGTCGAGGTCGAGGAGTACACCGACACCGAGGAGTCGCCATATGTCGCTTATCAAACCGCTGATAAGCTGTTCGACACCGACAGGGCGGCCTGGCAAAAATTCAGCTTCGTCGCCACTCTCCTGACCGCCGTCGTGTCCATTACCTTCCTGGTTATCACCTACCCCCTTTATCTCGAAAGCGTCAGCAGCGTTTCCAACGCTTACACAG GGCTCCTTTTCACCGCGCTCAGCTCCACCTGCGCCCTGGGTATCATCTGCTTCATCGTCGGCAGGGTATCGCCGCCACCAGCTCTGATCCCTAACAGCATGCGGGTCAGGATACCCGGCTGCACTTTGCTGAAAATAAGCTCGGTTTACGCTCTCTCTGGCATCCTCGTTACCCTGTCGCTGGACCAGGACAGGGTGCTGTGCCACCTGCAGGACCCCATTAAAGGCATCGCTCTGGTGTTCTCTCTGGTCTACTACTTCTTCTTCTGTCGAAAGA TGATGAGCTTGCAGCGAATCTTCTCGAGCACCACGATTATAGTGGGCTTGTTCATAAGCGTCGACTACGGGCTCTGCGACGAGTTTCGATGCAGGGGAAGGGAGGTCTCCGCTCACGCCGCCTTAGCAAGGGGCACCTGGGGTGTGCGAGCTGTTTGGACGTTCGTGTATGTGGGCGCTCTGGCCGCGTTCGCTATGTTCTTCACGCTGCTCGAGGGCCACTACACCACAGAG CAACAAAATACGTGCCAAATAATGGCCAATCAGCAGAACTCTTTCCTCTACACGGTGTCGCGTCTGGTGTCCTCCAGAGACATCCGTCGACGTGGCTCCGACGAGGAGGGTGGCAGGTTGCTCCACGTCACGGACCCAGACCCTACCATCAAGCCAAAACACATTCCGAAGCCTCCGATTTTGGAGACACTCTATTACATCCACGCCATTGCATTCTTCGCTATTCTAACCATGTGCTGGATCGATACATTGCCAGGAATAGGCAGG GGTCTGTCCCCGGCAGAACTCTACAACACAGTGGCACAGGGGTTGACGTGCCACTTCAAGAACACTGAATCCTGCTCAAACGTCGCCCCGCATGGCTGGACCTTCCTGGCAGCGTACGTGATCTTCTCCATCTCCGTGCTGAGCTTCCTGTCCATGTGCGAAAGCGCCGTCTTCACTGTCGCGGCTGCAACCGTCTCTCTTCCCCTGTCCGGCATCTGGTGGAGCATTTACAAGATGAACGTGGGCGTTCACGGCG GTTCCATCGCGTGGTCGCCTGGTGTCACCGGGGAACTGATCTGCGCGCTGCTGGGCCTCCCTGTGGTTGTTCTGGGCCTGGGCTTGCTCGTCAGATCGCACTTCAGGGACAGCCAGCTCTGCTACCTGACCATGCAGCCACCTGAAGTACAGTGCGAGCCTTCCCAGAGATGA
- the LOC143377315 gene encoding uncharacterized protein LOC143377315 isoform X1 encodes MRTRKRMPSYRPWGSTEDGAIEFESLTEDTLEGALNVMRKSFFVDESVCKGVALTSEAGASSELEELCLDAAKDGVSVVAIDVESGEVVGAAFNKIQVLKSPAQKGAFEVFSENCKYKSSKALVDFMVNVDSRINLFKHYNTDCVFEVMFLATLPDNQKRRIGELLVTSSIELAKELKRGKAVKTPVAMNGDDVIQNLAAVPNLVSAIMTSNYSQKIAAKCGFENLIRVNYEEFYFGGKPFSERIGKEHPNCLLVAKRLT; translated from the exons ATGAG GACCAGAAAGAGAATGCCATCTTACCGGCCCTGGGGCTCCACAGAGGACGGGGCCATAGAGTTCGAGTCGCTGACAGAGGACACCCTGGAAGGTGCCCTGAACGTGATGAGGAAGAGCTTCTTCGTCGACGAGAGCGTGTGCAAAGGTGTAGCTTTGACCTCGGAAGCGGGTGCTTCTTCGGAGCTCGAGGAGCTGTGCTTGGACGCTGCTAAGGACGGCGTCAGCGTCGTGGCCATCGACGTGGAGAGCGGCGAGGTCGTTGGAGCGGCTTTCAACAAAATTCAG GTGTTGAAGAGCCCAGCGCAGAAGGGTGCCTTCGAGGTGTTCAGTGAGAACTGCAAGTACAAGTCGTCGAAAGCTCTGGTGGACTTCATGGTGAACGTGGACTCCAGGATAAACCTGTTCAAGCACTACAACACAGACTGCGTGTTCGAGGTGATGTTCTTGGCCACCCTGCCTGACAATCAGAAGCGCAGAATAGGGGAGCTGCTGGTGACCTCGTCGATAGAGCTAGCGAAGGAGTTGAAAAGAGGGAAAGCAGTGAAGACACCAGTCGCGATGAATGGCGACGACGTGATACAGAATCTGGCTGCTGTGCCCAACCTGGTCTCCGCGATCATGACCTCCAACTACTCGCAGAAGATCGCAGCGAAGTGTGGGTTCGAGAACCTGATCCGAGTCAATTACGAAGAGTTCTACTTCGGGGGTAAGCCCTTCAGCGAGAGGATAGGGAAGGAGCACCCGAACTGTCTTCTGGTGGCCAAAAGACTGACTTAA